A region of Triplophysa dalaica isolate WHDGS20190420 chromosome 20, ASM1584641v1, whole genome shotgun sequence DNA encodes the following proteins:
- the LOC130409311 gene encoding E3 ubiquitin/ISG15 ligase TRIM25-like: MFQSKPEERLTLELSCPICLQLYRDPVALPCGHNYCLGCIQNAADAGDPKYPMCCPECREEYSSPKTLARNFKLSGIVDGYLAAMSGGRLRADPLIPCDQCLDDPVAAVKFCTCCKMSLCSGHLECHKDHVLVEASMEQGGKRCPVHRKTTEYLCMKKRLFLCSDCLIEGAHQNHDVQTFEVAKEEMKRVLEGMRKTVSDKLQMTEALLRNAMEREGLDNLEDKLVGRANILLENMSTLISAYKSRMSTLMEDELHLRDKSWEANLSNLEGCQQLLREAHQSSQEVLSEPSEFVFIQNYLNIEARVRQAANIPIPGISAQEWSNGKHLRTTLQTNNFRAEMSLLLDCLHAMMNPLDLTFNPATAHPGLLLSTDLKTVKQCGGGKSSNAGDHSERFTTATQVMCSQGFSNGVHMWTVELGPGCMWSIGLCYKSIPRKGDHSKLGHNSSSWRLQWKSKKLTACYDSVNVTIGDGLIVPPKKVEVTLDYEGGTVAFHSTGHGGRKQHLHTCSVLFKDVVYPAFGIHSASEESWITISSAA, encoded by the exons ATGTTTCAAAGTAAACCTGAGGAGAGGCTAACTTTGGAGTTGAGCTGTCCCATCTGCTTGCAGCTGTACCGTGACCCAGTGGCCCTTCCTTGCGGACACAATTACTGCCTGGGTTGCATACAAAACGCAGCCGACGCAGGGGATCCTAAGTACCCAATGTGTTGTCCGGAATGCAGAGAGGAGTACAGCAGCCCAAAGACGCTGGCAAGAAATTTCAAACTAAGTGGCATCGTGGATGGATACCTGGCAGCCATGTCCGGCGGCAGACTGAGAGCAGATCCTTTGATACCGTGTGACCAATGTTTGGATGATCCCGTGGCTGCGGTGAAATTCTGCACGTGTTGCAAGATGTCACTGTGCTCCGGCCACCTTGAGTGCCACAAGGATCACGTGTTAGTGGAGGCGTCCATGGAGCAGGGCGGGAAGAGATGTCCGGTGCATAGGAAGACCACAGAATACCTGTGCATGAAAAAGCGACTGTTCCTCTGCTCAGACTGTTTGATAGAGGGGGCCCACCAGAACCATGATGTGCAGACATTTGAGGTCGCTAAGGAGGAGATGAAGAGAGTCCTGGAGGGGATGAGGAAGACTGTGTCTGACAAGCTTCAGATGACCGAAGCTTTGCTCAGAAACGCCATGGAAAGGGAAGGATTGGACAATCTAGAAGACAAACTGGTGGGCAGGGCAAACATTCTTCTGGAAAACATGAGTACACTTATAAGTGCATACAAG AGTCGTATGAGCACTTTGATGGAAGATGAGCTTCATTTGCGCGACAAAAGCTGGGAGGCCAATCTGAGCAATTTGGAAGGTTGTCAACAGCTGCTGAGGGAAGCCCACCAGAGCAGCCAAGAGGTTCTCTCCGAGCCCTCTGAATTTGTCTTCATCCAGAACTACCTCAACATCGAGGCAAGGGTGCGCCAGGCTGCCAACATCCCCATCCCTGGCATATCTGCTCAAGAGTGGTCCAATGGCAAACACCTGCGCACCACCCTCCAAACGAACAACTTCCGTGCGGAGATGAGCCTCCTGCTGGACTGTCTCCATGCAATGATGAACCCTCTAGACCTGACCTTCAACCCGGCCACAGCCCACCCTGGCCTTCTGCTGTCGACTGATCTCAAAACAGTGAAGCAGTGTGGTGGAGGGAAGAGCAGCAATGCTGGAGATCACAGCGAGCGCTTCACCACGGCCACTCAGGTCATGTGTTCCCAGGGTTTCTCCAATGGAGTCCACATGTGGACGGTGGAGTTAGGTCCCGGGTGCATGTGGTCCATTGGACTGTGCTACAAGAGCATCCCGCGTAAAGGTGACCACAGCAAGCTGGGCCATAACAGCAGTTCCTGGAGGCTGCAATGGAAGAGCAAGAAGCTGACGGCATGCTACGATTCGGTTAACGTAACCATAGGTGATGGGTTGATCGTACCCCCGAAGAAGGTGGAAGTGACCCTGGATTACGAAGGAGGAACTGTGGCGTTCCACAGCACAGGTCACGGAGGACGAAAGCAACATCTGCATACGTGCAGTGTGTTGTTCAAAGATGTTGTGTATCCAGCGTTTGGTATCCACTCTGCTTCAGAGGAATCTTGGATAACTATTTCAAGTGCAGCTtaa
- the LOC130409313 gene encoding PTB domain-containing engulfment adapter protein 1-like isoform X1 codes for MLPNFQCFVWLFVKQIWQNISMLKHLKRNRFLKQYILWLQVFRCYGSIAMPVYFLTVVPGREPQRYKDLIETCDGETVIEMSDIEDDSEISFSVKFLGRIEVVRPGGMQILTDAAEALQNPNTEVDVKMKKSKNKVHLFLTRSAIDILEHKTKFMLYTCPLASVSFCAVHPTQPKILGFVAKHPAADMFHCYILQSKKFSHLLVSVIGDAFQACKQNESLGGGRDLVVEALRHKNKILQRENTELKRRLRANGENDDSDSEKLSSDSGQSQSQVRFFSEDDKVPLKRNF; via the exons ATGTTGCCTAATTTTCAATGCTTTGTTTGGCTTTTTGTGAAACAAATATGgcaaaacatttcaatgctcaaacatttgaaaagaaacCGTTTTCTGAAACAGTACATTCTATGGTTGCAGGTGTTCCGGTGCTACGGAAGCATTGCAATGCCAGTCTATTTCTTAACAGTAGTACC CGGAAGAGAACCCCAGCGTTACAAAGATCTCATAGAAAC GTGTGACGGTGAAACAGTGATAGAAATGAGTGACATAGAGGATGACAGTGAAATATCCTTCTCAGTCAAA tttttggGACGTATCGAGGTGGTCCGTCCAGGTGGGATGCAGATTCTCACAGATGCAGCAGAAGCCCTGCAG AACCCTAATACAGAGGTCGATGTGAAAATGAAGAAGTCTAAAAATAAAGTACATCTGTTTCTTACCAGAAGTGCCATTGACATCCTGGAACACAAGACAAAG TTCATGCTGTACACATGCCCTCTGGCCTCCGTTTCATTCTGTGCCGTTCATCCGACCCAACCCAAAATCCTCGGCTTTGTAGCCAAGCACCCGGCGGCAGACATGTTCCACTGCTACATCTTACAAAGCAAGAAGTTT TCTCATCTGCTGGTGTCTGTAATCGGTGACGCCTTCCAGGCTTGTAAACAGAATGAAAGTCTAGGAGGGGGTCGTGACCTTGTTGTGGAGGCCCTGAGACACAAG AATAAGATACTGCAGCGCGAGAACACCGAGCTGAAGAGGAGACTGCGAGCCAATGGAGAA AATGACGATTCGGACTCTGAAAAACTTTCTTCTGACTCAGGACAGTCACAATCGCAAG TGAGATTCTTTTCAGAAGACGACAAAGTTCCTTTGAAGAGGAATTTCTGA
- the LOC130409313 gene encoding PTB domain-containing engulfment adapter protein 1-like isoform X2: MSDIEDDSEISFSVKFLGRIEVVRPGGMQILTDAAEALQNPNTEVDVKMKKSKNKVHLFLTRSAIDILEHKTKFMLYTCPLASVSFCAVHPTQPKILGFVAKHPAADMFHCYILQSKKFSHLLVSVIGDAFQACKQNESLGGGRDLVVEALRHKNKILQRENTELKRRLRANGENDDSDSEKLSSDSGQSQSQVRFFSEDDKVPLKRNF; this comes from the exons ATGAGTGACATAGAGGATGACAGTGAAATATCCTTCTCAGTCAAA tttttggGACGTATCGAGGTGGTCCGTCCAGGTGGGATGCAGATTCTCACAGATGCAGCAGAAGCCCTGCAG AACCCTAATACAGAGGTCGATGTGAAAATGAAGAAGTCTAAAAATAAAGTACATCTGTTTCTTACCAGAAGTGCCATTGACATCCTGGAACACAAGACAAAG TTCATGCTGTACACATGCCCTCTGGCCTCCGTTTCATTCTGTGCCGTTCATCCGACCCAACCCAAAATCCTCGGCTTTGTAGCCAAGCACCCGGCGGCAGACATGTTCCACTGCTACATCTTACAAAGCAAGAAGTTT TCTCATCTGCTGGTGTCTGTAATCGGTGACGCCTTCCAGGCTTGTAAACAGAATGAAAGTCTAGGAGGGGGTCGTGACCTTGTTGTGGAGGCCCTGAGACACAAG AATAAGATACTGCAGCGCGAGAACACCGAGCTGAAGAGGAGACTGCGAGCCAATGGAGAA AATGACGATTCGGACTCTGAAAAACTTTCTTCTGACTCAGGACAGTCACAATCGCAAG TGAGATTCTTTTCAGAAGACGACAAAGTTCCTTTGAAGAGGAATTTCTGA